One genomic window of Conger conger chromosome 9, fConCon1.1, whole genome shotgun sequence includes the following:
- the ubtfl gene encoding upstream binding transcription factor, like isoform X6 — MARDDRIRDPASPPGAAQPLTAMNGNSSVPGASQASRVKAEPDAWTKEECLTLLERIRTMLPDTDGMKYKTTEAHFDWEKIGFGAFTGDMCKQKWHKVSTEVRKYRTMTELIIDATEYVKNPYKGKKLKTHPDFPKKPLTPYFRFFMEKRAKYAKIHPEMSNLDLTKILSKKYKELPEKKKLKYIQEFQREKESFEKNMARFKEDHPELIEERKKSDLPEKPKTPQQLWYNHEKKTYMKLHPDVSQKELKEALRRQWSQLSDKKRLKWISKALELQKDYEGSMRAYHEAHPESNSDEHVKSVLTKAERQLKDKFDGRPTKPPPNGYSLYCAELMVNMKDVPSTERMVLCSKQWKMMTQKEKDMFQKRCEQKKKQYEVDLQRFLESLPVEERDRVLTEEKLGGSRLGLGNTGNSLTAKSPATKDRCPDVEQWAPGLTKDKRDGKKRTRLPETPKTAEEMWQQSVIGDYLAKYRNDRKKAQSAMESAWKSMEKKEKIPWIKKAAEDQKRYEVQYRPVRELLEMRTPQAGQGQRKPKFDGEPKKPPVSGYQMFSQELLTNGELNHFSLKERMVEIGKRWHKLSQSQKDKYKKLVEQQQLEYKADLEVWVKSLSPQERAVYKEFSTTKRRSTTKARAPAAKVRVVKGKADTSDSEEDDKTDSSDSEDDDDEDSSGSTDSDDDDENDDDDEEDDEDDDDDQSDGSSSSSTDSSDSDSD, encoded by the exons ATGGCGCGAGACG aCCGCATCAGAGACCCGGCAAGTCCACCGGGAGCTGCCCAGCCTCTCACCGCCATGAACGGCAACAGCAGCGTTCCCGGCGCCTCCCAGGCCTCGCGCGTCAAGGCTGAGCCAg ACGCGTGGACCAAGGAGGAGTGTCTGACGCTGTTGGAGAGGATCCGTACCATGCTGCCCGACACAGACGGGATGAAGTACAAGACCACAGAGGCGCACTTCGACTGGGAAAAGATCGGCTTCGGCGCCTTCACCGGCGACATGTGCAAGCAGAAGTGGCATAAGGTCTCTACCGAG GTGCGGAAGTACCGGACGATGACGGAGCTCATCATCGATGCCACAGAGTACGTGAAGAACCCGTACAAGGGGAAGAAGCTGAAG ACGCACCCAGACTTCCCGAAGAAGCCCCTGACCCCCTACTTCCGCTTCTTCATGGAGAAGCGGGCCAAGTACGCCAAGATCCACCCAGAGATGAGCAACCTGGACCTCACCAAGATCCTCTccaagaaatacaaagagctacCAGAGAAGAAGAAG TTGAAGTACATCCAGGAGTTCCAGCGGGAGAAGGAGTCCTTCGAGAAGAACATGGCGCGCTTCAA AGAGGATCACCCTGAGTTGATCGAGGAGAGGAAGAAGTCAGACCTCCCAGAGAAGCCCAAGACTCCCCAGCAGCTGTGGTACAACCACGAGAAGAAGACCTACATGAAGCTACACCCAGAC GTGAGTCAGAAGGAGCTGAAGGAGGCCCTGCGCAGACAGTGGTCCCAGCTCTCCGACAAGAAGCGCCTCAAGTGGATCAGCAAAGCCCTGGAGCTGCAGAAGGACTACGAG GGCAGTATGCGGGCGTACCACGAGGCGCACCCCGAGTCCAACTCCGACGAACACGTCAAGTCCGTCCTGACCAAGGCCGAGCGTCAGCTGAAGGACAAGTTCGACGGACGGCCCACCAAGCCCCCTCC GAATGGCTACTCCCTGTACTGTGCGGAGCTGATGGTGAACATGAAGGACGTGCCCAGTACGGAGCGCATGGTGCTCTGCAGCAAGCAGTGGAAGATGATGACGCAGAAGGAGAAGGACATGTTCCAGAAGCGCTGTGAGCAG AAAAAGAAGCAGTATGAAGTGGACCTGCAGAGGTTTCTCGAG AGCCTGCCGGTGGAGGAACGGGACCGGGTCCTGACCGAGGAGAAGCTGGGGGGGTCCCGGCTCGGGCTGGGGAACACAGGCAACTCCCTTACTGCCAAATCCCCAGCAACCAAG GACCGCTGTCCTGACGTGGAGCAGTGGGCGCCCGGCCTCACCAAAGACAAGCGCGACGGAAAGAAGCGCACGCGCCTCCCCGAGACGCCCAAGACGGCCGAGGAGATGTGGCAGCAGAGCGTCATCGGAGACTACCTGGCCAAGTACAGG AACGACAGAAAGAAAGCTCAGAGCGCCATGGAGTCGGCCTGGAAGTCCatggagaagaaggagaagatcCCGTGGATCAAAAAGGCGGCCGAAGACCAGAAGAGATACGAGGTTCAGTACCGGCCTGTG AGGGAGTTGCTGGAGATGAGGACGCCTCAGGCAGGACAGGGGCAGAGGAAACCAAAATTTGACGGGGAACCAAAGAAGCCCCCTGT GAGCGGCTACCAGATGTTCTCCCAGGAGCTGCTGACCAACGGGGAGCTGAACCACTTCAGCCTGAAGGAGCGCATGGTGGAGATCGGCAAGCGCTGGCACAAGCTCAGCCAGAGCCAGAAGGACAAGTACAAGAAGCTggtggagcagcagcagctggagtACAAGGCCGACCTGGAGGTCTGGGTCAAG tccctctctccccaggagCGAGCGGTGTACAAGGAGTTTTCCACCACG aagcgACGCAGCACCACCAAGGCACGGGCGCCGGCGGCCAAGGTCCGGGTGGTGAAGGGGAAGGCG GACACATCGGACTCAGAGGAAGACGACAAAACCGACTCGTCCGATTCTGAGGATGACGACGATGAAGACTCTTCAGGAAGCACAGACAGCGACGATGACGACGAG AACGATGACGATGACGAAGAGGATGACGAAGACGACGACGACGACCAATCGGACGGATCCAGCAGCTCGTCCACAGACAGCAGTGACTCCGACTCCGATTAG
- the ubtfl gene encoding upstream binding transcription factor, like isoform X4 has protein sequence MARDDRIRDPASPPGAAQPLTAMNGNSSVPGASQASRVKAEPDAWTKEECLTLLERIRTMLPDTDGMKYKTTEAHFDWEKIGFGAFTGDMCKQKWHKVSTEVRKYRTMTELIIDATEYVKNPYKGKKLKTHPDFPKKPLTPYFRFFMEKRAKYAKIHPEMSNLDLTKILSKKYKELPEKKKLKYIQEFQREKESFEKNMARFKEDHPELIEERKKSDLPEKPKTPQQLWYNHEKKTYMKLHPDVSQKELKEALRRQWSQLSDKKRLKWISKALELQKDYEGSMRAYHEAHPESNSDEHVKSVLTKAERQLKDKFDGRPTKPPPNGYSLYCAELMVNMKDVPSTERMVLCSKQWKMMTQKEKDMFQKRCEQKKKQYEVDLQRFLESLPVEERDRVLTEEKLGGSRLGLGNTGNSLTAKSPATKWAPGLTKDKRDGKKRTRLPETPKTAEEMWQQSVIGDYLAKYRNDRKKAQSAMESAWKSMEKKEKIPWIKKAAEDQKRYEVQYRPVRELLEMRTPQAGQGQRKPKFDGEPKKPPVSGYQMFSQELLTNGELNHFSLKERMVEIGKRWHKLSQSQKDKYKKLVEQQQLEYKADLEVWVKSLSPQERAVYKEFSTTKRRSTTKARAPAAKVRVVKGKAVGARAAGLGAGGGRRAMAYRAKQDTSDSEEDDKTDSSDSEDDDDEDSSGSTDSDDDDENDDDDEEDDEDDDDDQSDGSSSSSTDSSDSDSD, from the exons ATGGCGCGAGACG aCCGCATCAGAGACCCGGCAAGTCCACCGGGAGCTGCCCAGCCTCTCACCGCCATGAACGGCAACAGCAGCGTTCCCGGCGCCTCCCAGGCCTCGCGCGTCAAGGCTGAGCCAg ACGCGTGGACCAAGGAGGAGTGTCTGACGCTGTTGGAGAGGATCCGTACCATGCTGCCCGACACAGACGGGATGAAGTACAAGACCACAGAGGCGCACTTCGACTGGGAAAAGATCGGCTTCGGCGCCTTCACCGGCGACATGTGCAAGCAGAAGTGGCATAAGGTCTCTACCGAG GTGCGGAAGTACCGGACGATGACGGAGCTCATCATCGATGCCACAGAGTACGTGAAGAACCCGTACAAGGGGAAGAAGCTGAAG ACGCACCCAGACTTCCCGAAGAAGCCCCTGACCCCCTACTTCCGCTTCTTCATGGAGAAGCGGGCCAAGTACGCCAAGATCCACCCAGAGATGAGCAACCTGGACCTCACCAAGATCCTCTccaagaaatacaaagagctacCAGAGAAGAAGAAG TTGAAGTACATCCAGGAGTTCCAGCGGGAGAAGGAGTCCTTCGAGAAGAACATGGCGCGCTTCAA AGAGGATCACCCTGAGTTGATCGAGGAGAGGAAGAAGTCAGACCTCCCAGAGAAGCCCAAGACTCCCCAGCAGCTGTGGTACAACCACGAGAAGAAGACCTACATGAAGCTACACCCAGAC GTGAGTCAGAAGGAGCTGAAGGAGGCCCTGCGCAGACAGTGGTCCCAGCTCTCCGACAAGAAGCGCCTCAAGTGGATCAGCAAAGCCCTGGAGCTGCAGAAGGACTACGAG GGCAGTATGCGGGCGTACCACGAGGCGCACCCCGAGTCCAACTCCGACGAACACGTCAAGTCCGTCCTGACCAAGGCCGAGCGTCAGCTGAAGGACAAGTTCGACGGACGGCCCACCAAGCCCCCTCC GAATGGCTACTCCCTGTACTGTGCGGAGCTGATGGTGAACATGAAGGACGTGCCCAGTACGGAGCGCATGGTGCTCTGCAGCAAGCAGTGGAAGATGATGACGCAGAAGGAGAAGGACATGTTCCAGAAGCGCTGTGAGCAG AAAAAGAAGCAGTATGAAGTGGACCTGCAGAGGTTTCTCGAG AGCCTGCCGGTGGAGGAACGGGACCGGGTCCTGACCGAGGAGAAGCTGGGGGGGTCCCGGCTCGGGCTGGGGAACACAGGCAACTCCCTTACTGCCAAATCCCCAGCAACCAAG TGGGCGCCCGGCCTCACCAAAGACAAGCGCGACGGAAAGAAGCGCACGCGCCTCCCCGAGACGCCCAAGACGGCCGAGGAGATGTGGCAGCAGAGCGTCATCGGAGACTACCTGGCCAAGTACAGG AACGACAGAAAGAAAGCTCAGAGCGCCATGGAGTCGGCCTGGAAGTCCatggagaagaaggagaagatcCCGTGGATCAAAAAGGCGGCCGAAGACCAGAAGAGATACGAGGTTCAGTACCGGCCTGTG AGGGAGTTGCTGGAGATGAGGACGCCTCAGGCAGGACAGGGGCAGAGGAAACCAAAATTTGACGGGGAACCAAAGAAGCCCCCTGT GAGCGGCTACCAGATGTTCTCCCAGGAGCTGCTGACCAACGGGGAGCTGAACCACTTCAGCCTGAAGGAGCGCATGGTGGAGATCGGCAAGCGCTGGCACAAGCTCAGCCAGAGCCAGAAGGACAAGTACAAGAAGCTggtggagcagcagcagctggagtACAAGGCCGACCTGGAGGTCTGGGTCAAG tccctctctccccaggagCGAGCGGTGTACAAGGAGTTTTCCACCACG aagcgACGCAGCACCACCAAGGCACGGGCGCCGGCGGCCAAGGTCCGGGTGGTGAAGGGGAAGGCGGTAGGTGCCAGAGCCGCAGGactgggggccggggggggcagGCGTGCGATGGCGTACCGGGCCAAG CAGGACACATCGGACTCAGAGGAAGACGACAAAACCGACTCGTCCGATTCTGAGGATGACGACGATGAAGACTCTTCAGGAAGCACAGACAGCGACGATGACGACGAG AACGATGACGATGACGAAGAGGATGACGAAGACGACGACGACGACCAATCGGACGGATCCAGCAGCTCGTCCACAGACAGCAGTGACTCCGACTCCGATTAG
- the ubtfl gene encoding upstream binding transcription factor, like isoform X7, with amino-acid sequence MNGNSSVPGASQASRVKAEPDAWTKEECLTLLERIRTMLPDTDGMKYKTTEAHFDWEKIGFGAFTGDMCKQKWHKVSTEVRKYRTMTELIIDATEYVKNPYKGKKLKTHPDFPKKPLTPYFRFFMEKRAKYAKIHPEMSNLDLTKILSKKYKELPEKKKLKYIQEFQREKESFEKNMARFKEDHPELIEERKKSDLPEKPKTPQQLWYNHEKKTYMKLHPDVSQKELKEALRRQWSQLSDKKRLKWISKALELQKDYEGSMRAYHEAHPESNSDEHVKSVLTKAERQLKDKFDGRPTKPPPNGYSLYCAELMVNMKDVPSTERMVLCSKQWKMMTQKEKDMFQKRCEQKKKQYEVDLQRFLESLPVEERDRVLTEEKLGGSRLGLGNTGNSLTAKSPATKDRCPDVEQWAPGLTKDKRDGKKRTRLPETPKTAEEMWQQSVIGDYLAKYRNDRKKAQSAMESAWKSMEKKEKIPWIKKAAEDQKRYEVQYRPVRELLEMRTPQAGQGQRKPKFDGEPKKPPVSGYQMFSQELLTNGELNHFSLKERMVEIGKRWHKLSQSQKDKYKKLVEQQQLEYKADLEVWVKSLSPQERAVYKEFSTTKRRSTTKARAPAAKVRVVKGKAVGARAAGLGAGGGRRAMAYRAKQDTSDSEEDDKTDSSDSEDDDDEDSSGSTDSDDDDENDDDDEEDDEDDDDDQSDGSSSSSTDSSDSDSD; translated from the exons ATGAACGGCAACAGCAGCGTTCCCGGCGCCTCCCAGGCCTCGCGCGTCAAGGCTGAGCCAg ACGCGTGGACCAAGGAGGAGTGTCTGACGCTGTTGGAGAGGATCCGTACCATGCTGCCCGACACAGACGGGATGAAGTACAAGACCACAGAGGCGCACTTCGACTGGGAAAAGATCGGCTTCGGCGCCTTCACCGGCGACATGTGCAAGCAGAAGTGGCATAAGGTCTCTACCGAG GTGCGGAAGTACCGGACGATGACGGAGCTCATCATCGATGCCACAGAGTACGTGAAGAACCCGTACAAGGGGAAGAAGCTGAAG ACGCACCCAGACTTCCCGAAGAAGCCCCTGACCCCCTACTTCCGCTTCTTCATGGAGAAGCGGGCCAAGTACGCCAAGATCCACCCAGAGATGAGCAACCTGGACCTCACCAAGATCCTCTccaagaaatacaaagagctacCAGAGAAGAAGAAG TTGAAGTACATCCAGGAGTTCCAGCGGGAGAAGGAGTCCTTCGAGAAGAACATGGCGCGCTTCAA AGAGGATCACCCTGAGTTGATCGAGGAGAGGAAGAAGTCAGACCTCCCAGAGAAGCCCAAGACTCCCCAGCAGCTGTGGTACAACCACGAGAAGAAGACCTACATGAAGCTACACCCAGAC GTGAGTCAGAAGGAGCTGAAGGAGGCCCTGCGCAGACAGTGGTCCCAGCTCTCCGACAAGAAGCGCCTCAAGTGGATCAGCAAAGCCCTGGAGCTGCAGAAGGACTACGAG GGCAGTATGCGGGCGTACCACGAGGCGCACCCCGAGTCCAACTCCGACGAACACGTCAAGTCCGTCCTGACCAAGGCCGAGCGTCAGCTGAAGGACAAGTTCGACGGACGGCCCACCAAGCCCCCTCC GAATGGCTACTCCCTGTACTGTGCGGAGCTGATGGTGAACATGAAGGACGTGCCCAGTACGGAGCGCATGGTGCTCTGCAGCAAGCAGTGGAAGATGATGACGCAGAAGGAGAAGGACATGTTCCAGAAGCGCTGTGAGCAG AAAAAGAAGCAGTATGAAGTGGACCTGCAGAGGTTTCTCGAG AGCCTGCCGGTGGAGGAACGGGACCGGGTCCTGACCGAGGAGAAGCTGGGGGGGTCCCGGCTCGGGCTGGGGAACACAGGCAACTCCCTTACTGCCAAATCCCCAGCAACCAAG GACCGCTGTCCTGACGTGGAGCAGTGGGCGCCCGGCCTCACCAAAGACAAGCGCGACGGAAAGAAGCGCACGCGCCTCCCCGAGACGCCCAAGACGGCCGAGGAGATGTGGCAGCAGAGCGTCATCGGAGACTACCTGGCCAAGTACAGG AACGACAGAAAGAAAGCTCAGAGCGCCATGGAGTCGGCCTGGAAGTCCatggagaagaaggagaagatcCCGTGGATCAAAAAGGCGGCCGAAGACCAGAAGAGATACGAGGTTCAGTACCGGCCTGTG AGGGAGTTGCTGGAGATGAGGACGCCTCAGGCAGGACAGGGGCAGAGGAAACCAAAATTTGACGGGGAACCAAAGAAGCCCCCTGT GAGCGGCTACCAGATGTTCTCCCAGGAGCTGCTGACCAACGGGGAGCTGAACCACTTCAGCCTGAAGGAGCGCATGGTGGAGATCGGCAAGCGCTGGCACAAGCTCAGCCAGAGCCAGAAGGACAAGTACAAGAAGCTggtggagcagcagcagctggagtACAAGGCCGACCTGGAGGTCTGGGTCAAG tccctctctccccaggagCGAGCGGTGTACAAGGAGTTTTCCACCACG aagcgACGCAGCACCACCAAGGCACGGGCGCCGGCGGCCAAGGTCCGGGTGGTGAAGGGGAAGGCGGTAGGTGCCAGAGCCGCAGGactgggggccggggggggcagGCGTGCGATGGCGTACCGGGCCAAG CAGGACACATCGGACTCAGAGGAAGACGACAAAACCGACTCGTCCGATTCTGAGGATGACGACGATGAAGACTCTTCAGGAAGCACAGACAGCGACGATGACGACGAG AACGATGACGATGACGAAGAGGATGACGAAGACGACGACGACGACCAATCGGACGGATCCAGCAGCTCGTCCACAGACAGCAGTGACTCCGACTCCGATTAG
- the ubtfl gene encoding upstream binding transcription factor, like isoform X2, whose protein sequence is MARDDRIRDPASPPGAAQPLTAMNGNSSVPGASQASRVKAEPDAWTKEECLTLLERIRTMLPDTDGMKYKTTEAHFDWEKIGFGAFTGDMCKQKWHKVSTEVRKYRTMTELIIDATEYVKNPYKGKKLKTHPDFPKKPLTPYFRFFMEKRAKYAKIHPEMSNLDLTKILSKKYKELPEKKKLKYIQEFQREKESFEKNMARFKEDHPELIEERKKSDLPEKPKTPQQLWYNHEKKTYMKLHPDVSQKELKEALRRQWSQLSDKKRLKWISKALELQKDYEGSMRAYHEAHPESNSDEHVKSVLTKAERQLKDKFDGRPTKPPPNGYSLYCAELMVNMKDVPSTERMVLCSKQWKMMTQKEKDMFQKRCEQKKKQYEVDLQRFLESLPVEERDRVLTEEKLGGSRLGLGNTGNSLTAKSPATKDRCPDVEQWAPGLTKDKRDGKKRTRLPETPKTAEEMWQQSVIGDYLAKYRNDRKKAQSAMESAWKSMEKKEKIPWIKKAAEDQKRYEVQYRPVRELLEMRTPQAGQGQRKPKFDGEPKKPPVSGYQMFSQELLTNGELNHFSLKERMVEIGKRWHKLSQSQKDKYKKLVEQQQLEYKADLEVWVKSLSPQERAVYKEFSTTKRRSTTKARAPAAKVRVVKGKAVGARAAGLGAGGGRRAMAYRAKDTSDSEEDDKTDSSDSEDDDDEDSSGSTDSDDDDENDDDDEEDDEDDDDDQSDGSSSSSTDSSDSDSD, encoded by the exons ATGGCGCGAGACG aCCGCATCAGAGACCCGGCAAGTCCACCGGGAGCTGCCCAGCCTCTCACCGCCATGAACGGCAACAGCAGCGTTCCCGGCGCCTCCCAGGCCTCGCGCGTCAAGGCTGAGCCAg ACGCGTGGACCAAGGAGGAGTGTCTGACGCTGTTGGAGAGGATCCGTACCATGCTGCCCGACACAGACGGGATGAAGTACAAGACCACAGAGGCGCACTTCGACTGGGAAAAGATCGGCTTCGGCGCCTTCACCGGCGACATGTGCAAGCAGAAGTGGCATAAGGTCTCTACCGAG GTGCGGAAGTACCGGACGATGACGGAGCTCATCATCGATGCCACAGAGTACGTGAAGAACCCGTACAAGGGGAAGAAGCTGAAG ACGCACCCAGACTTCCCGAAGAAGCCCCTGACCCCCTACTTCCGCTTCTTCATGGAGAAGCGGGCCAAGTACGCCAAGATCCACCCAGAGATGAGCAACCTGGACCTCACCAAGATCCTCTccaagaaatacaaagagctacCAGAGAAGAAGAAG TTGAAGTACATCCAGGAGTTCCAGCGGGAGAAGGAGTCCTTCGAGAAGAACATGGCGCGCTTCAA AGAGGATCACCCTGAGTTGATCGAGGAGAGGAAGAAGTCAGACCTCCCAGAGAAGCCCAAGACTCCCCAGCAGCTGTGGTACAACCACGAGAAGAAGACCTACATGAAGCTACACCCAGAC GTGAGTCAGAAGGAGCTGAAGGAGGCCCTGCGCAGACAGTGGTCCCAGCTCTCCGACAAGAAGCGCCTCAAGTGGATCAGCAAAGCCCTGGAGCTGCAGAAGGACTACGAG GGCAGTATGCGGGCGTACCACGAGGCGCACCCCGAGTCCAACTCCGACGAACACGTCAAGTCCGTCCTGACCAAGGCCGAGCGTCAGCTGAAGGACAAGTTCGACGGACGGCCCACCAAGCCCCCTCC GAATGGCTACTCCCTGTACTGTGCGGAGCTGATGGTGAACATGAAGGACGTGCCCAGTACGGAGCGCATGGTGCTCTGCAGCAAGCAGTGGAAGATGATGACGCAGAAGGAGAAGGACATGTTCCAGAAGCGCTGTGAGCAG AAAAAGAAGCAGTATGAAGTGGACCTGCAGAGGTTTCTCGAG AGCCTGCCGGTGGAGGAACGGGACCGGGTCCTGACCGAGGAGAAGCTGGGGGGGTCCCGGCTCGGGCTGGGGAACACAGGCAACTCCCTTACTGCCAAATCCCCAGCAACCAAG GACCGCTGTCCTGACGTGGAGCAGTGGGCGCCCGGCCTCACCAAAGACAAGCGCGACGGAAAGAAGCGCACGCGCCTCCCCGAGACGCCCAAGACGGCCGAGGAGATGTGGCAGCAGAGCGTCATCGGAGACTACCTGGCCAAGTACAGG AACGACAGAAAGAAAGCTCAGAGCGCCATGGAGTCGGCCTGGAAGTCCatggagaagaaggagaagatcCCGTGGATCAAAAAGGCGGCCGAAGACCAGAAGAGATACGAGGTTCAGTACCGGCCTGTG AGGGAGTTGCTGGAGATGAGGACGCCTCAGGCAGGACAGGGGCAGAGGAAACCAAAATTTGACGGGGAACCAAAGAAGCCCCCTGT GAGCGGCTACCAGATGTTCTCCCAGGAGCTGCTGACCAACGGGGAGCTGAACCACTTCAGCCTGAAGGAGCGCATGGTGGAGATCGGCAAGCGCTGGCACAAGCTCAGCCAGAGCCAGAAGGACAAGTACAAGAAGCTggtggagcagcagcagctggagtACAAGGCCGACCTGGAGGTCTGGGTCAAG tccctctctccccaggagCGAGCGGTGTACAAGGAGTTTTCCACCACG aagcgACGCAGCACCACCAAGGCACGGGCGCCGGCGGCCAAGGTCCGGGTGGTGAAGGGGAAGGCGGTAGGTGCCAGAGCCGCAGGactgggggccggggggggcagGCGTGCGATGGCGTACCGGGCCAAG GACACATCGGACTCAGAGGAAGACGACAAAACCGACTCGTCCGATTCTGAGGATGACGACGATGAAGACTCTTCAGGAAGCACAGACAGCGACGATGACGACGAG AACGATGACGATGACGAAGAGGATGACGAAGACGACGACGACGACCAATCGGACGGATCCAGCAGCTCGTCCACAGACAGCAGTGACTCCGACTCCGATTAG
- the ubtfl gene encoding upstream binding transcription factor, like isoform X5, producing the protein MARDDRIRDPASPPGAAQPLTAMNGNSSVPGASQASRVKAEPDAWTKEECLTLLERIRTMLPDTDGMKYKTTEAHFDWEKIGFGAFTGDMCKQKWHKVSTEVRKYRTMTELIIDATEYVKNPYKGKKLKTHPDFPKKPLTPYFRFFMEKRAKYAKIHPEMSNLDLTKILSKKYKELPEKKKLKYIQEFQREKESFEKNMARFKEDHPELIEERKKSDLPEKPKTPQQLWYNHEKKTYMKLHPDVSQKELKEALRRQWSQLSDKKRLKWISKALELQKDYEGSMRAYHEAHPESNSDEHVKSVLTKAERQLKDKFDGRPTKPPPNGYSLYCAELMVNMKDVPSTERMVLCSKQWKMMTQKEKDMFQKRCEQKKKQYEVDLQRFLESLPVEERDRVLTEEKLGGSRLGLGNTGNSLTAKSPATKDRCPDVEQWAPGLTKDKRDGKKRTRLPETPKTAEEMWQQSVIGDYLAKYRNDRKKAQSAMESAWKSMEKKEKIPWIKKAAEDQKRYEVQYRPVRELLEMRTPQAGQGQRKPKFDGEPKKPPVSGYQMFSQELLTNGELNHFSLKERMVEIGKRWHKLSQSQKDKYKKLVEQQQLEYKADLEVWVKSLSPQERAVYKEFSTTKRRSTTKARAPAAKVRVVKGKAQDTSDSEEDDKTDSSDSEDDDDEDSSGSTDSDDDDENDDDDEEDDEDDDDDQSDGSSSSSTDSSDSDSD; encoded by the exons ATGGCGCGAGACG aCCGCATCAGAGACCCGGCAAGTCCACCGGGAGCTGCCCAGCCTCTCACCGCCATGAACGGCAACAGCAGCGTTCCCGGCGCCTCCCAGGCCTCGCGCGTCAAGGCTGAGCCAg ACGCGTGGACCAAGGAGGAGTGTCTGACGCTGTTGGAGAGGATCCGTACCATGCTGCCCGACACAGACGGGATGAAGTACAAGACCACAGAGGCGCACTTCGACTGGGAAAAGATCGGCTTCGGCGCCTTCACCGGCGACATGTGCAAGCAGAAGTGGCATAAGGTCTCTACCGAG GTGCGGAAGTACCGGACGATGACGGAGCTCATCATCGATGCCACAGAGTACGTGAAGAACCCGTACAAGGGGAAGAAGCTGAAG ACGCACCCAGACTTCCCGAAGAAGCCCCTGACCCCCTACTTCCGCTTCTTCATGGAGAAGCGGGCCAAGTACGCCAAGATCCACCCAGAGATGAGCAACCTGGACCTCACCAAGATCCTCTccaagaaatacaaagagctacCAGAGAAGAAGAAG TTGAAGTACATCCAGGAGTTCCAGCGGGAGAAGGAGTCCTTCGAGAAGAACATGGCGCGCTTCAA AGAGGATCACCCTGAGTTGATCGAGGAGAGGAAGAAGTCAGACCTCCCAGAGAAGCCCAAGACTCCCCAGCAGCTGTGGTACAACCACGAGAAGAAGACCTACATGAAGCTACACCCAGAC GTGAGTCAGAAGGAGCTGAAGGAGGCCCTGCGCAGACAGTGGTCCCAGCTCTCCGACAAGAAGCGCCTCAAGTGGATCAGCAAAGCCCTGGAGCTGCAGAAGGACTACGAG GGCAGTATGCGGGCGTACCACGAGGCGCACCCCGAGTCCAACTCCGACGAACACGTCAAGTCCGTCCTGACCAAGGCCGAGCGTCAGCTGAAGGACAAGTTCGACGGACGGCCCACCAAGCCCCCTCC GAATGGCTACTCCCTGTACTGTGCGGAGCTGATGGTGAACATGAAGGACGTGCCCAGTACGGAGCGCATGGTGCTCTGCAGCAAGCAGTGGAAGATGATGACGCAGAAGGAGAAGGACATGTTCCAGAAGCGCTGTGAGCAG AAAAAGAAGCAGTATGAAGTGGACCTGCAGAGGTTTCTCGAG AGCCTGCCGGTGGAGGAACGGGACCGGGTCCTGACCGAGGAGAAGCTGGGGGGGTCCCGGCTCGGGCTGGGGAACACAGGCAACTCCCTTACTGCCAAATCCCCAGCAACCAAG GACCGCTGTCCTGACGTGGAGCAGTGGGCGCCCGGCCTCACCAAAGACAAGCGCGACGGAAAGAAGCGCACGCGCCTCCCCGAGACGCCCAAGACGGCCGAGGAGATGTGGCAGCAGAGCGTCATCGGAGACTACCTGGCCAAGTACAGG AACGACAGAAAGAAAGCTCAGAGCGCCATGGAGTCGGCCTGGAAGTCCatggagaagaaggagaagatcCCGTGGATCAAAAAGGCGGCCGAAGACCAGAAGAGATACGAGGTTCAGTACCGGCCTGTG AGGGAGTTGCTGGAGATGAGGACGCCTCAGGCAGGACAGGGGCAGAGGAAACCAAAATTTGACGGGGAACCAAAGAAGCCCCCTGT GAGCGGCTACCAGATGTTCTCCCAGGAGCTGCTGACCAACGGGGAGCTGAACCACTTCAGCCTGAAGGAGCGCATGGTGGAGATCGGCAAGCGCTGGCACAAGCTCAGCCAGAGCCAGAAGGACAAGTACAAGAAGCTggtggagcagcagcagctggagtACAAGGCCGACCTGGAGGTCTGGGTCAAG tccctctctccccaggagCGAGCGGTGTACAAGGAGTTTTCCACCACG aagcgACGCAGCACCACCAAGGCACGGGCGCCGGCGGCCAAGGTCCGGGTGGTGAAGGGGAAGGCG CAGGACACATCGGACTCAGAGGAAGACGACAAAACCGACTCGTCCGATTCTGAGGATGACGACGATGAAGACTCTTCAGGAAGCACAGACAGCGACGATGACGACGAG AACGATGACGATGACGAAGAGGATGACGAAGACGACGACGACGACCAATCGGACGGATCCAGCAGCTCGTCCACAGACAGCAGTGACTCCGACTCCGATTAG